A genomic window from Phragmitibacter flavus includes:
- a CDS encoding cytochrome c oxidase assembly factor Coa1 family protein, translating into MADIPPPLTAIGPSESEKNTKKILLGCGGCASLALLGIGIFVFGIIMIVSTAMKSTDAYKQAYQIAVSSPDIQRALGTPIKDGFLPTGSIKTNNGVGNADFNIKISGPNGEGTVQVSAHKPAGGQWTYQVLECSLPESGRIINLIPAQAPSE; encoded by the coding sequence ATGGCCGACATTCCTCCACCGCTTACCGCGATCGGACCCTCTGAATCCGAGAAGAACACCAAAAAAATTCTTCTTGGCTGTGGTGGTTGTGCGTCCCTCGCCCTCCTAGGCATCGGAATCTTCGTTTTCGGCATCATCATGATCGTGTCCACGGCCATGAAATCCACCGATGCCTACAAACAAGCCTACCAGATCGCTGTCTCCTCCCCGGATATCCAAAGGGCCCTCGGCACCCCCATCAAAGACGGATTTCTACCCACCGGTTCCATCAAAACCAACAACGGCGTCGGAAATGCCGACTTCAACATCAAAATCTCAGGTCCCAACGGCGAGGGAACCGTCCAGGTCAGCGCCCACAAACCCGCCGGAGGCCAATGGACCTACCAGGTGCTCGAATGTTCCCTTCCTGAAAGCGGTCGCATCATCAACCTGATCCCCGCGCAGGCACCGAGCGAGTGA
- the aroE gene encoding shikimate dehydrogenase codes for MSAADFYTLDDLRRWSEVGASLQPPARVAVIGDPIAHSRSPQMHNPALAARGLDMQYVRVHVPVGEVKVALGLLAKNGFVGVNCTIPHKFEALEAMDVVDDLAEKLGAVNTVAIRENRLFGYNSDGPGFVNSMQEAFGCVLRELRVLVVGAGGGAGQAVALQLALKGCRGLCLANRSVEKLSGLRDRCRELNGSVPVETLSLEEVDAALGDVDLVVNATPMGMKEGGDGLFDFGRLRTRHFVYDMVYRAEGDTPLIAAAKEASAQTCDGLALLLHQGAISFGHWFGDPVPMEAMREGLRPV; via the coding sequence ATGAGTGCGGCTGATTTTTATACTTTGGATGATCTGCGACGCTGGTCGGAGGTGGGGGCTTCATTACAACCTCCGGCAAGGGTGGCGGTGATTGGGGATCCGATTGCGCATTCGCGTTCGCCGCAGATGCACAATCCTGCGCTGGCGGCGCGGGGTTTGGACATGCAATATGTGCGGGTGCATGTGCCGGTGGGGGAGGTGAAAGTGGCGTTGGGGCTGCTGGCGAAGAACGGGTTTGTGGGGGTCAATTGCACGATTCCTCACAAGTTTGAGGCGTTGGAGGCGATGGATGTGGTGGACGATCTGGCCGAGAAGCTCGGAGCGGTCAACACGGTGGCGATTCGAGAAAATCGGTTGTTTGGCTACAACAGTGATGGGCCGGGATTCGTGAATTCGATGCAGGAGGCATTTGGTTGTGTGTTGAGGGAACTGCGGGTGCTGGTGGTGGGTGCAGGAGGGGGAGCGGGACAGGCGGTGGCGTTGCAGTTGGCGCTAAAAGGTTGCCGTGGATTGTGCCTGGCAAACCGGAGTGTAGAGAAGTTGAGTGGATTGCGTGATCGCTGCCGTGAGTTGAATGGATCGGTGCCAGTGGAGACATTGAGTCTGGAAGAAGTGGATGCAGCGTTGGGGGATGTGGACTTGGTGGTGAATGCGACGCCGATGGGCATGAAGGAGGGGGGCGACGGGCTGTTTGATTTTGGCAGGTTGCGCACTCGTCATTTTGTTTATGACATGGTGTATCGGGCGGAGGGCGACACGCCGTTGATCGCGGCGGCCAAGGAGGCTTCGGCGCAAACGTGTGACGGACTGGCGCTGCTGTTGCACCAGGGGGCGATTTCGTTTGGTCACTGGTTCGGTGATCCGGTGCCGATGGAGGCGATGAGGGAGGGGTTGCGACCCGTTTAG
- the dinB gene encoding DNA polymerase IV — protein sequence MIMHIDMDAFFASIEQRDHPEYRGKPLIVGSPPDQRGVVCAASYEARQFKVRSALPSRTAAKLCPQGIFVRPRMDVYRAESALIMDILHTFDLDVERVSVDEAYLEPRNLVTQDDPLTTAAQLATNIKQRILDERHLTASIGVSTNKFLAKLGSDFQKPNGLTVIRDEDKIALLRPLPIRSIHGVGPVTAATLEKHQLHTIADLQDTKLNLDLLIGSFATTLKARAMGEDDRPLDLSDERKSISAENTFLTDTDHRPTLRAALKEMATDVAQTLSKHGLAARTVQVKVRYSDFTTLTRQIRVEDSITDPQDIYRLACHLLARHQLVTQPLRLIGIGLSTLVNPTRNQLVLPLDF from the coding sequence GTGATCATGCACATCGACATGGACGCCTTCTTCGCGTCCATCGAACAGCGTGATCACCCCGAATACCGGGGCAAACCCCTCATCGTCGGCTCACCCCCCGATCAACGCGGCGTCGTTTGCGCCGCCAGTTACGAAGCCCGACAATTTAAAGTCCGCTCCGCCCTGCCCTCGCGCACCGCCGCCAAACTCTGCCCTCAAGGCATCTTCGTCCGCCCGCGCATGGACGTCTACCGTGCCGAGTCCGCCCTCATCATGGACATCCTCCACACCTTCGACCTCGACGTCGAACGCGTGTCTGTCGACGAAGCCTACCTCGAACCCCGAAATCTCGTAACACAAGACGACCCCCTCACCACCGCCGCCCAGCTCGCCACCAACATCAAACAACGCATTCTCGACGAACGTCACCTCACCGCCAGCATCGGCGTCTCCACCAACAAATTCCTCGCCAAACTCGGCAGCGATTTTCAAAAACCCAACGGACTCACCGTCATCCGCGACGAAGACAAAATCGCCCTTCTTCGCCCCCTCCCCATCCGCAGCATCCACGGCGTCGGACCCGTCACCGCCGCCACCCTCGAGAAACATCAGCTCCACACCATCGCCGACCTCCAGGACACCAAGCTGAACCTCGACCTGCTCATCGGCTCTTTCGCCACCACCCTCAAAGCCCGCGCCATGGGCGAAGACGACCGCCCCCTCGACCTCAGCGATGAGCGCAAAAGCATCAGCGCCGAAAACACCTTCCTCACCGACACCGACCATCGCCCCACCCTGCGCGCCGCCCTCAAGGAAATGGCCACTGATGTTGCCCAAACCCTCTCAAAACACGGCCTTGCCGCCCGCACCGTTCAAGTAAAGGTCCGCTACAGCGACTTCACCACCCTGACCAGGCAGATTCGCGTCGAAGACTCCATCACCGATCCCCAAGATATCTACCGCCTCGCCTGTCACCTGCTAGCCCGGCACCAATTGGTCACCCAACCTCTCCGCCTGATCGGAATCGGACTCTCCACATTGGTCAATCCCACCCGCAATCAGCTGGTTTTACCCTTGGATTTCTAA
- the tsaD gene encoding tRNA (adenosine(37)-N6)-threonylcarbamoyltransferase complex transferase subunit TsaD: MMKECLLALETSCDETAASVVDLNGRVLSSEVVTQIEAHRVYGGVVPELASRNHIMHMRELCEQALESAGVKLGEVSAFAATSGPGLVSSLLIGSTMAKALALAEDKPYLAINHLEGHLLSPFMGYGGSDEDLGMAIPPHVALIVSGGHTMLLHVKAVGDYQLLGRTRDDAAGEAFDKVGKMLGLPYPGGPEIDKLAVGGDKKAFEFPRSMMEAGNLEFSFSGLKTAVLYHLPKIDLKDAQTLKDVCASFQEAVIEVLVEKALRAAKLCGVLLISVSGGVSCNRRLRERLVERGGQQSVEIKLTQPRYSTDNAAMIGFAAVHRWRAGLRSALETDVSPNLPLVS, from the coding sequence ATGATGAAGGAATGTTTATTGGCGTTGGAGACGTCTTGTGATGAAACGGCGGCTTCGGTCGTGGATCTGAACGGGCGGGTGTTGAGCAGTGAGGTGGTGACGCAAATTGAGGCGCACCGGGTTTATGGCGGAGTGGTGCCGGAGCTGGCATCGCGGAATCACATCATGCACATGCGTGAATTGTGCGAACAGGCGCTGGAATCGGCAGGGGTCAAGCTGGGGGAGGTGTCGGCGTTTGCGGCGACGAGTGGTCCAGGCTTGGTGAGTTCGTTGTTGATCGGCAGCACGATGGCGAAGGCGCTGGCGTTGGCAGAGGACAAGCCCTACTTGGCGATCAATCATCTTGAGGGGCATCTGTTGTCGCCGTTCATGGGCTATGGCGGGAGTGATGAAGACTTGGGCATGGCGATTCCGCCTCATGTGGCGTTGATCGTGAGCGGGGGGCACACGATGTTGCTGCACGTAAAAGCGGTGGGCGATTATCAGCTGTTGGGGCGCACGCGAGATGATGCGGCCGGGGAGGCTTTTGACAAGGTGGGCAAGATGCTGGGTTTGCCGTATCCTGGGGGACCAGAGATCGACAAGCTGGCGGTTGGGGGGGATAAGAAGGCATTTGAATTTCCGCGCAGCATGATGGAGGCGGGGAACCTGGAGTTTAGTTTTAGCGGTTTAAAAACAGCGGTGCTTTATCATTTGCCGAAGATTGATTTAAAGGATGCGCAGACCTTGAAGGATGTGTGTGCCTCGTTCCAGGAGGCGGTGATCGAGGTGTTGGTGGAGAAGGCGCTGCGGGCGGCGAAGTTGTGTGGGGTTTTGTTGATCAGCGTGAGTGGCGGGGTGAGTTGCAATCGGAGGTTGCGCGAGCGATTGGTGGAGCGCGGTGGGCAGCAAAGTGTGGAGATCAAGCTGACGCAACCACGTTACAGCACGGACAATGCGGCGATGATTGGATTCGCGGCGGTGCATCGCTGGAGGGCGGGATTGCGGTCGGCATTGGAGACGGATGTGAGTCCAAATTTGCCACTGGTTTCTTGA
- a CDS encoding HigA family addiction module antitoxin: MDKTLDNIHPGEVLLEEFMKPLGISQYRFAVATGLPHSRVTKLVKGRRSVTADTALRMARSFGTTPEFWLGFQLDYDMMEAKRANQDIYAAIEPLVPA; encoded by the coding sequence ATGGACAAAACACTGGACAACATTCATCCCGGAGAAGTGCTCTTGGAGGAGTTCATGAAGCCGCTGGGGATCAGTCAATATCGTTTCGCGGTTGCCACTGGGTTACCCCATAGCCGCGTGACGAAACTGGTGAAGGGCCGTCGCTCGGTGACGGCAGATACGGCGCTACGCATGGCGCGTAGCTTTGGAACCACACCAGAATTCTGGCTGGGATTTCAACTCGACTATGACATGATGGAGGCAAAGAGGGCCAATCAGGATATTTATGCGGCCATCGAACCGCTGGTTCCAGCTTGA
- the queD gene encoding 6-carboxytetrahydropterin synthase QueD: MRCRLVKDYRFEAAQTLPSLPGDHKCKRMHGHSFKVEITVEGEVDEKIGWVYDHAQISKAMNPLLEILDHSYLNEVEGLENPTIEWMAAWFWRKLSPQLPGLCEIVIHETPTARCVFRGEF, from the coding sequence ATGCGCTGCCGTCTCGTTAAAGATTACCGTTTTGAAGCCGCCCAGACCCTTCCGTCGCTGCCGGGGGATCACAAATGCAAACGCATGCACGGGCACAGTTTCAAGGTGGAGATCACGGTGGAGGGTGAGGTGGATGAGAAGATTGGCTGGGTGTATGATCACGCGCAAATCTCCAAGGCGATGAATCCGTTGCTGGAGATTTTGGATCATTCGTATTTGAACGAGGTGGAGGGATTGGAGAATCCGACCATTGAATGGATGGCGGCGTGGTTCTGGCGGAAATTATCGCCTCAGTTGCCCGGGTTGTGTGAGATTGTGATTCACGAAACGCCGACGGCACGCTGTGTGTTTCGTGGAGAATTTTGA
- a CDS encoding S41 family peptidase has product MRFYTLHSRVVVALVVMSLTAMVDGQDQDQTEGAKPQEDSAFKQLELLTQAMEIVRQNYVDPGKVTYEQLVEGALEGMLSKLDPHCQYMGRSLFEDMQREQRDTSEGVGITIALRDRSLTVVTVQEDGPAAKAGVMPNDEIIRIGDVLVESMSTMEAVQHLKGKSGEAVRLTVRRPGTKQFLDFNLVRVAMQHSTVQDAMLLHERMAGTWKIGYARITEFTQNTAIDLSKALDELEKQGMQAFVLDLRNNPGGLIDSAVAVCGEFLPDNTVVVTTEGRVASQNPPPYRTPSREGKKARQYPVSVLINHGSASGSELVAGALQDLKRAIIVGTTSFGKGSVQTVLPMPNGAAMRVTTAKYYTPSHRTIHENGVVPNIVCSLTHDEEVKVMRWRTDSSEGEARALDLAKLGDQQLERAADVLKGLMIYDQFKNPPKEEVKAPVEESKKQP; this is encoded by the coding sequence ATGCGCTTTTATACCCTTCATTCACGTGTTGTCGTTGCCCTTGTTGTCATGTCGCTGACGGCGATGGTTGATGGTCAGGATCAGGATCAGACGGAGGGGGCGAAACCGCAGGAGGATTCGGCGTTCAAGCAATTGGAGTTGTTGACGCAGGCGATGGAGATTGTGCGTCAAAATTATGTGGACCCGGGCAAGGTGACGTATGAGCAATTGGTGGAGGGGGCTTTGGAGGGGATGTTGAGCAAGCTTGATCCGCATTGCCAATACATGGGGCGGAGTTTGTTTGAGGACATGCAGCGCGAGCAGCGGGACACGAGCGAGGGGGTGGGGATCACGATTGCGTTGAGGGACCGGTCGCTGACGGTGGTGACAGTGCAGGAGGATGGTCCGGCGGCGAAGGCGGGGGTGATGCCCAATGATGAGATTATCCGTATTGGTGATGTGTTGGTGGAAAGCATGAGCACGATGGAGGCGGTGCAGCATTTGAAGGGGAAGTCGGGCGAGGCGGTGCGGCTGACGGTTAGGCGTCCCGGCACGAAGCAGTTTTTGGACTTCAATCTGGTGCGGGTGGCGATGCAGCACAGCACGGTGCAGGATGCGATGTTGTTGCATGAGCGGATGGCCGGGACGTGGAAGATTGGGTATGCGCGGATCACCGAGTTTACACAAAACACGGCGATTGATTTGTCGAAGGCGCTGGATGAGTTGGAGAAACAGGGGATGCAGGCTTTTGTGCTGGATCTGCGCAACAATCCGGGCGGGTTGATCGATTCGGCGGTGGCGGTTTGCGGAGAGTTTTTGCCGGACAACACGGTGGTGGTGACGACGGAGGGTCGGGTGGCTTCGCAGAATCCGCCGCCGTATCGGACACCATCACGGGAAGGGAAAAAGGCGCGTCAATATCCGGTGTCGGTGTTGATCAATCATGGCAGCGCGAGTGGCTCGGAACTGGTGGCCGGGGCTTTGCAAGATTTGAAACGGGCGATCATTGTGGGCACGACGAGTTTTGGAAAAGGTTCGGTGCAGACGGTGTTGCCGATGCCGAATGGGGCGGCGATGCGGGTGACCACGGCGAAGTATTACACGCCGAGTCATCGCACGATTCATGAGAACGGCGTGGTTCCGAACATCGTGTGTTCGCTGACGCATGATGAGGAGGTGAAGGTGATGCGTTGGAGGACGGACAGTTCGGAGGGGGAGGCGCGGGCATTGGACTTGGCGAAGTTGGGGGATCAACAACTGGAGCGTGCAGCCGATGTGTTGAAGGGGTTGATGATTTACGATCAGTTCAAAAATCCGCCAAAAGAAGAGGTCAAAGCGCCGGTTGAAGAGTCGAAAAAACAACCTTGA
- a CDS encoding glutamate--tRNA ligase, protein MSSSIRVRFAPSPTGYLHVGGARTALFNWLLVRREGGKMVLRIEDTDAARNTDQAMQAITDGMRWLGLDWDEGPEVGGDFGPYYQSERKEIYDRYLALLEAAGRVYTEDNGAVRFKFSRQPITIPDLVCGDINFAATEEPDMTVRRPDGGYIFHFCNVVDDLEMGITHVVRGEDHISNTWKHIDLFHAFGKEPPRYGHIPLLLNPDGSKMSKRDEGASVDGYREAGFLPQAVFNYLCLLGWTPKEDQAEIFTVNEAREWFDIGAVHHSNARFDMKKCVWVNQQHLRLLSDEALLAYALPYLEKAGLVVGELSFAAKVLNCVKEKVSLASEFPEWVHFFFREDFPYEDEVKQKLAANAQAATLAQALLDGLTQSEWDEEAIAAALPVVATEQKVKAGALMPLLRFALSGQTRGPDVKVMMILLGKPRVLARLGRLLDEVKAIAAL, encoded by the coding sequence ATGAGTTCTTCCATTCGTGTTCGCTTCGCTCCTTCTCCCACGGGTTACCTGCATGTCGGCGGTGCCCGGACGGCTTTGTTCAACTGGCTGCTGGTGCGTCGTGAGGGTGGCAAGATGGTGTTGAGGATCGAGGACACGGATGCGGCGCGCAATACCGATCAGGCGATGCAGGCAATCACTGACGGGATGCGCTGGCTGGGTTTGGACTGGGATGAAGGGCCGGAAGTGGGGGGGGATTTTGGTCCGTATTACCAGAGTGAGCGGAAGGAGATTTATGATCGGTATCTGGCGTTGCTGGAGGCGGCGGGTCGGGTTTACACGGAAGACAATGGAGCAGTGAGGTTCAAATTCAGTCGGCAGCCGATCACGATTCCGGATCTGGTTTGCGGGGACATCAACTTTGCAGCAACGGAGGAGCCGGACATGACGGTGCGCAGGCCGGATGGGGGTTATATTTTCCACTTTTGCAACGTGGTCGATGATCTGGAGATGGGGATCACGCATGTGGTGCGCGGGGAGGACCACATTTCAAACACGTGGAAGCACATTGATCTGTTCCATGCGTTTGGGAAGGAGCCACCGAGGTATGGGCACATTCCGTTGTTATTGAATCCGGATGGCTCGAAGATGAGCAAGCGGGATGAAGGGGCGAGTGTGGATGGATATCGCGAGGCGGGCTTTTTGCCGCAGGCGGTGTTCAATTATCTGTGTCTGTTGGGATGGACGCCGAAGGAAGATCAGGCAGAAATTTTTACGGTGAACGAAGCACGCGAGTGGTTTGATATCGGAGCGGTGCATCATAGCAATGCGCGGTTCGACATGAAGAAGTGTGTGTGGGTGAACCAGCAGCATTTGCGCCTGTTGAGTGATGAAGCGTTGCTGGCTTATGCGCTGCCGTATTTGGAGAAGGCAGGGCTGGTGGTGGGCGAGTTGTCGTTTGCGGCGAAGGTCTTGAATTGTGTAAAGGAGAAGGTGAGTCTGGCGAGCGAGTTTCCGGAGTGGGTGCATTTCTTTTTCCGTGAAGATTTTCCGTATGAGGACGAGGTGAAGCAGAAACTGGCGGCGAATGCGCAGGCAGCGACCCTGGCGCAGGCTTTGCTGGATGGACTGACGCAGTCGGAATGGGACGAGGAAGCCATCGCAGCCGCATTGCCGGTGGTGGCGACGGAGCAGAAGGTGAAGGCGGGGGCGTTGATGCCGTTGCTGCGGTTCGCGTTGAGTGGTCAGACACGTGGTCCGGATGTGAAGGTGATGATGATCCTTTTGGGCAAACCTCGGGTGCTGGCGCGCTTGGGTCGTTTGCTGGACGAAGTGAAGGCCATCGCTGCGCTTTGA